In Synechococcus sp. KORDI-100, a single window of DNA contains:
- a CDS encoding SwmB domain-containing protein, translating to MARPTLNPSFTPRFAGIRADTAKPSGVTGTPVSDLIRSGGSENNFKDPDGDPPAIAIIGTNLHGGTLYYSTDNGSSWTDVGPVGVNSARVLYSDNKTRLAYRPVGNFTGTIDDLISFKAWDRRGGIANGAGSIATTPSLISTTKYEMCSGRGVSISADDNYAFVSCGWEGLQIFNIKNNDDLTFTAALENNNKFQVGVVLSADGKSAYLTNRYGDLQIVDVSDPKNPTKTGTINTRVGYQSGTLSADGKTIFIGSNSPEELKAVDVSNTYNPELISTFSLNGNDVNGITLSADGSTAFIANGYSGLSIVDVSNPATPELTGSLDFSDSTDSYAYDVSLSADGKTAFLADGAGLQIVNVSEPAKPTLTASFDTPGDAQDVNLSTDGNTAFIADGSSGLQIIDVNDRANPTLIESFGRPLNGEGFLAVRQVALSSDNNTAYLIRGQEGLQSIDISSLQLFSRAQDTAEIVIGSIKPANFLAAKTILTGRKILLTYDKKLSNLTASESDFSIISDGVSKQLTNVSVKNNTVKLTLASPIRKGQSVTIAYSDPSPADDANAIQDRDGNDVASLSDIVVTNNSSIDGVAPTFRSASTNAAGSKVLLTYDEKLSAKTARNNDFSVRSNGTSNNVTAVTVKDATIKLTLAATVNRGQSVTIAYTDPSPADDVDAIQDRNGNDVASLSEIAVTNNSIGDGTAPTFRSASTNVAGNKVLLNFDEKLSAKTAQNNDFSVRSNGTSNNVTTVTVNDATIKLTLASPIEKEQAVTVAYTDPSPADDADAIQDRKGNDVASLGETAVTNNSMTITEPTILKTTFADMSRRQVKQLTLKEIKRVSKSDLSDLKPNAVKGLSAKQIARLSGHVVSGMNLKQLSKLTKDAITGFKKGHLKTFNGEELSIFKPNVLKKLDADNITGLKSSSLDALSKRQARAFKQSQLKELSKKQINKANDFIDNLTKKQRSVLPFTDNRQAKLMADPFNALDDEMALITVENTIP from the coding sequence ATGGCCCGTCCTACTCTCAATCCGTCTTTCACTCCAAGATTCGCTGGGATCCGGGCCGACACAGCAAAACCCTCAGGAGTGACAGGCACACCCGTTTCGGACTTGATCAGATCAGGCGGAAGCGAGAACAACTTCAAAGATCCCGACGGAGATCCTCCTGCCATCGCCATTATCGGGACGAATCTTCACGGTGGAACCCTCTATTACTCCACTGACAACGGCAGCTCATGGACAGATGTCGGTCCCGTTGGTGTGAATTCAGCCCGTGTCCTCTACAGCGACAACAAGACGCGGCTTGCTTATAGACCCGTTGGCAATTTCACTGGCACGATCGACGACCTGATCAGCTTCAAAGCCTGGGATCGCCGCGGTGGCATCGCCAATGGGGCGGGATCGATTGCGACAACCCCGTCTCTGATCAGCACAACCAAATACGAGATGTGCAGTGGCAGAGGTGTCAGCATATCTGCCGATGACAATTACGCATTCGTGAGCTGCGGATGGGAAGGCCTACAAATTTTCAATATCAAAAATAATGACGACCTTACATTCACGGCCGCCCTCGAAAACAATAATAAATTTCAAGTTGGCGTTGTCCTATCAGCCGACGGCAAGTCAGCCTATCTCACGAACAGATACGGAGATCTACAAATTGTAGACGTCAGTGACCCTAAAAACCCAACAAAGACCGGCACAATTAATACGAGGGTGGGCTACCAAAGCGGCACCCTGTCGGCTGATGGCAAAACAATCTTTATCGGCAGCAACTCTCCTGAAGAACTCAAAGCAGTCGACGTCAGTAACACCTACAACCCAGAGCTGATATCAACCTTCAGCCTCAATGGTAATGACGTCAATGGCATCACATTATCCGCCGATGGCAGCACTGCCTTCATTGCCAATGGCTACAGTGGATTGAGTATCGTTGATGTCAGCAACCCAGCCACTCCAGAACTCACAGGGAGCCTCGACTTTTCGGACTCCACAGATAGCTATGCCTATGACGTGAGCCTTAGCGCTGACGGCAAGACTGCTTTTCTAGCCGATGGAGCTGGCCTGCAAATAGTCAATGTCAGTGAGCCTGCCAAGCCGACGCTCACAGCCAGCTTCGACACACCTGGTGATGCTCAAGACGTCAACCTGTCGACGGACGGCAACACCGCCTTTATCGCGGATGGCAGCAGCGGATTGCAGATCATCGATGTCAATGATCGTGCCAATCCAACACTGATAGAGAGCTTCGGTCGACCCCTGAATGGAGAGGGTTTTCTTGCTGTTAGGCAGGTAGCCCTTTCATCTGACAACAACACTGCTTATTTAATCAGAGGACAGGAGGGTCTACAAAGTATTGATATAAGCTCCCTGCAACTTTTTTCCAGAGCTCAAGATACTGCAGAGATCGTTATTGGCTCCATAAAGCCAGCAAATTTTCTAGCTGCTAAGACGATTTTGACCGGTCGCAAAATCCTTCTCACATACGACAAAAAACTTTCAAACCTGACAGCTTCCGAGTCAGACTTTTCAATCATATCTGATGGAGTTTCCAAACAGCTGACAAACGTTTCAGTTAAAAACAACACTGTCAAACTTACACTCGCTTCACCAATTCGAAAGGGGCAGAGCGTGACAATTGCCTACAGCGATCCGAGCCCTGCAGATGATGCCAACGCCATTCAAGACAGGGATGGCAATGACGTTGCATCTCTCAGCGACATCGTAGTAACCAACAATTCATCAATCGATGGAGTAGCACCAACATTCAGATCAGCCTCAACCAATGCTGCTGGCAGTAAAGTGTTACTCACTTATGATGAGAAACTCTCAGCAAAAACAGCTCGGAACAATGATTTCAGCGTTCGATCCAATGGCACTTCAAACAATGTGACCGCTGTCACTGTTAAGGATGCAACGATCAAGCTAACCCTCGCCGCAACTGTCAATCGAGGACAGTCCGTCACCATTGCCTATACCGATCCAAGCCCTGCAGATGATGTCGATGCCATTCAAGACAGGAATGGCAATGACGTTGCCTCTCTCAGCGAAATCGCAGTAACCAACAATTCAATAGGCGATGGAACAGCGCCAACATTCAGATCAGCCTCCACCAATGTTGCTGGCAATAAAGTATTACTCAACTTCGATGAGAAGCTTTCTGCAAAAACAGCGCAAAACAATGACTTCAGCGTTCGATCCAATGGCACTTCAAACAATGTGACCACTGTCACCGTTAATGATGCCACGATCAAGCTCACCCTTGCATCACCAATTGAAAAGGAACAGGCCGTCACCGTTGCCTACACCGATCCAAGCCCTGCAGATGATGCCGATGCCATACAAGATCGGAAAGGCAATGACGTTGCATCCCTTGGTGAAACGGCCGTGACCAACAACTCCATGACAATCACTGAACCAACGATACTCAAAACAACGTTTGCTGACATGTCACGCAGGCAAGTCAAACAACTCACACTCAAGGAGATTAAACGAGTCTCAAAGTCTGATCTGTCTGATCTCAAACCAAATGCAGTCAAAGGATTATCGGCAAAACAAATAGCCCGCTTATCCGGCCATGTCGTCTCAGGAATGAACCTAAAACAACTGAGCAAGCTGACAAAGGATGCCATAACAGGCTTCAAAAAAGGCCACCTCAAAACATTCAACGGCGAAGAACTGTCCATATTCAAGCCAAATGTTCTCAAAAAGCTTGATGCTGATAACATTACTGGCTTGAAGTCTTCGTCACTGGACGCATTGAGTAAGCGTCAGGCCAGGGCGTTCAAACAAAGCCAGCTCAAGGAACTGAGCAAAAAGCAGATCAATAAGGCAAATGACTTCATTGACAACCTGACCAAAAAACAGAGGTCTGTTTTGCCTTTCACAGACAATAGGCAAGCAAAGCTGATGGCTGACCCGTTTAATGCTCTTGATGATGAAATGGCATTAATAACAGTAGAAAATACCATTCCCTAA
- a CDS encoding type III polyketide synthase — protein sequence MPLTLHGIGTAVPPQQLSQTEAVQVAHRINAESPEQKRLMSRIYQKTKVLSRGSVLLDKDADRGAIQERLSFYGSESPGTAQRMQAFEAHAGPLALEAASKALSDSMISPGAITHLVTVSCTGFQSPGVDLFLIDKLELAPSVQRTHIGFMGCHGALNGMRVAHAFAEMDPKAVVLLCAVELCSLHMAYGWHPEKVVANGLFADGAAAVVASAKPSCSDPTLVLRASGSTVIPDSADLMHWEIGDHGFAMGLSPRVPDVVGAALLPWLRGWLKGQAIDLDAVTSWAVHPGGPRILSTCSEVLSLDPKLLIESRGVLEEHGNMSSATILFILERLRRRSSAGPCLALAFGPGLSAEVALFDLVHREGST from the coding sequence ATGCCTCTCACACTTCATGGCATCGGCACGGCGGTTCCACCCCAGCAACTGAGTCAGACAGAGGCGGTGCAAGTGGCGCATCGGATCAATGCCGAGAGCCCCGAACAGAAAAGGCTGATGTCTCGCATCTACCAGAAAACCAAGGTTCTGAGCCGAGGGAGTGTGCTGCTCGATAAGGATGCCGATCGCGGCGCGATCCAGGAGCGGCTCAGCTTCTACGGCTCCGAAAGTCCTGGAACAGCCCAGCGGATGCAGGCTTTTGAGGCCCATGCCGGTCCGCTGGCGCTGGAGGCCGCGTCGAAAGCGCTCAGCGACAGCATGATCTCCCCAGGGGCGATCACCCACCTTGTGACGGTCAGTTGCACCGGTTTTCAATCACCCGGCGTTGATCTGTTCCTGATCGACAAGCTTGAGCTGGCTCCGAGTGTTCAGCGCACACACATCGGATTCATGGGTTGCCACGGCGCACTGAATGGCATGCGTGTGGCCCATGCCTTTGCCGAGATGGATCCCAAAGCGGTGGTCCTCCTCTGCGCCGTCGAGCTCTGCAGTCTTCATATGGCGTATGGATGGCACCCGGAGAAGGTTGTCGCCAATGGTTTGTTTGCCGATGGTGCTGCTGCCGTCGTCGCCTCCGCCAAACCGTCCTGCTCCGATCCGACCCTGGTGTTGCGAGCCAGTGGCTCGACGGTGATTCCTGACAGTGCCGATCTGATGCACTGGGAGATCGGAGATCACGGATTTGCAATGGGTCTGTCTCCACGGGTTCCCGACGTGGTGGGGGCAGCTTTGTTGCCTTGGTTGCGTGGCTGGCTGAAGGGTCAGGCCATCGACCTTGATGCGGTGACCAGCTGGGCTGTGCATCCAGGTGGTCCGAGAATTCTCTCGACCTGTTCAGAGGTTTTGTCGCTGGATCCGAAGCTTCTGATCGAATCCAGAGGCGTTCTTGAAGAGCATGGCAACATGTCGTCGGCGACGATCCTGTTCATCCTTGAGCGCCTACGTCGACGGTCGTCAGCAGGGCCTTGCCTCGCCCTCGCGTTCGGCCCTGGATTGAGCGCGGAAGTTGCTCTGTTTGATCTTGTTCATCGGGAAGGATCGACGTAA
- a CDS encoding NAD(P)/FAD-dependent oxidoreductase, whose product MPNSWDVIVIGAGVAGGLAAFDCARRGLRVLLVEKRSFPRWKVCGCCFNANAMAALTAAGLPNLFSDQGAVPLDQLRLGWGGRTLNLALPGGWALSRERFDQALVNAAQAAGATVRFQTGAVLEEMSALGRMVRLRPAGGASAERIQARVVLVAAGLQHQVLATSHPASADSTPGSRIGAGCLISDEDGLFESGAIHMAIGRSGYVGLVRREDGALNLAAAFDRTAVQSSGGVTHAAELVLRQAGFPLPHSLETSRWQLTSALTRRADVFSGDRFLLLGDSTGYVEPFTGEGMAWALAAGAAVAPFVQEAQGEWTTDLEHRWQRRLETLTIRRQRLCGLLSTLLRHPLAIHALFRAGSQWPAIPQRIISSLNQVSPLLASH is encoded by the coding sequence CGTGATCGGGGCAGGGGTTGCCGGTGGTCTTGCGGCCTTTGATTGCGCACGTCGTGGTTTGCGGGTTCTGCTCGTGGAGAAACGCTCGTTTCCGCGATGGAAGGTCTGTGGCTGTTGCTTCAATGCCAACGCCATGGCTGCACTGACAGCCGCAGGACTTCCGAATCTGTTTTCTGATCAGGGTGCAGTTCCCCTTGATCAGCTTCGTCTTGGCTGGGGTGGCAGAACGCTCAACCTGGCGTTGCCAGGCGGTTGGGCACTCTCGCGGGAGCGCTTTGATCAGGCTCTGGTCAACGCGGCCCAGGCGGCAGGTGCGACCGTGCGATTCCAAACCGGCGCTGTTCTGGAGGAGATGTCTGCACTGGGTCGCATGGTGCGGCTAAGACCGGCTGGCGGCGCTTCAGCTGAGCGGATCCAGGCCCGTGTGGTGCTCGTCGCAGCCGGCTTGCAGCATCAGGTCTTGGCAACGTCGCACCCAGCCAGCGCTGACAGCACACCTGGGTCGAGGATTGGGGCGGGCTGTCTGATCAGTGATGAGGATGGTCTTTTCGAGTCCGGGGCCATTCATATGGCCATCGGCCGGAGTGGATACGTCGGTTTGGTACGCCGTGAGGATGGTGCTCTCAACCTTGCAGCCGCCTTCGACCGCACTGCTGTTCAATCGTCTGGAGGTGTCACTCACGCGGCAGAACTGGTTCTCCGGCAAGCCGGCTTCCCTTTGCCTCATTCACTGGAGACATCCCGTTGGCAGTTGACTTCTGCGTTGACCCGTCGTGCTGACGTCTTCTCAGGCGATCGCTTCCTGTTGCTGGGCGATTCCACCGGCTATGTGGAACCCTTCACTGGAGAGGGAATGGCCTGGGCTCTCGCCGCAGGGGCGGCTGTGGCTCCTTTCGTGCAGGAAGCCCAGGGCGAGTGGACAACGGATCTCGAGCATCGCTGGCAGAGGAGGCTGGAGACACTGACGATCCGTCGGCAGCGTCTCTGCGGTTTGTTGTCGACGTTGTTGCGACATCCTCTTGCGATACATGCGTTGTTCAGGGCGGGAAGCCAATGGCCTGCCATACCGCAGCGCATCATCAGCAGCCTCAATCAGGTCTCCCCCCTGCTGGCGAGCCACTGA